A genomic region of Denticeps clupeoides chromosome 9, fDenClu1.1, whole genome shotgun sequence contains the following coding sequences:
- the cmklr2 gene encoding G-protein coupled receptor 1 isoform X1, whose translation MTCPPISVLFVFSFKGVARIVDLLLNTTAQRQHLHAFLSSLQDYAEMESPTEHGEYYYFDGELEEEKGGHVQMDTFHIISVVIYCISFALGVIGNGLVIWITGFKTKRTVKSLWLMNLAVADFVFVLFLPLSIDYVVRSFHWSFGQVMCKLNSFVLVLNMYASVFFLTVISIDRYLSLGDLGRRWRCSTVGRAWVLCGCVWLTSAGLSSPVLVFRDTFEFRGQTVCYNNFHEHDADTAAMRHTVMVAVRTTVGFLLPFSAITVTGVLLAYRVHRSGSVRLSTFSKMMSAVILAFFLCWAPFHIFSLMELSVHSSRTLLHVLQAGFPLVTSLAFFNSCINPLLYVLCNKKVRQLLRSSCLNITKQSLRELSQSVSVTECVTVPGNVPSEASVAMTKL comes from the coding sequence ATGACCTGTCCTCccatttcagttttgtttgttttttccttcaAGGGAGTTGCCCGAATTGTGGATCTTCTGCTGAACACCACGGCGCAGCGCCAGCACCTTCACGCGTTTCTCTCTTCATTGCAGGATTACGCGGAGATGGAGTCCCCGACCGAGCACGGcgagtattattattttgacgGGGAGCTTGAGGAGGAGAAGGGCGGGCACGTGCAGATGGACACATTCCACATCATCAGCGTCGTGATCTACTGCATCTCCTTCGCGCTCGGCGTCATCGGTAACGGCCTGGTCATATGGATCACCGGGTTCAAGACGAAGCGGACGGTGAAGAGCCTGTGGCTCATGAACCTGGCCGTGGCGGACTTCGTCTTCGTGCTCTTCCTGCCCCTCTCCATTGACTACGTGGTGAGGAGCTTCCACTGGAGCTTTGGCCAGGTCATGTGCAAGCTGAACTCGTTCGTGCTGGTGCTCAACATGTACGCCAGCGTCTTCTTCCTGACGGTGATCAGCATCGACCGCTACCTGTCGCTGGGCGACCTCGGCCGTCGCTGGCGGTGCTCCACCGTCGGACGGGCCTGGGTTCTGTGCGGCTGCGTGTGGCTGACGTCCGCCGGACTCAGCTCTCCTGTCCTGGTGTTCCGCGACACTTTCGAGTTCCGCGGCCAGACCGTGTGCTACAACAACTTCCACGAGCACGACGCGGACACGGCGGCCATGCGGCACACGGTCATGGTGGCGGTGCGCACCACGGTGGGCTTCCTCCTGCCGTTCAGCGCCATCACCGTCACCGGCGTCCTCCTGGCCTACAGGGTGCACCGGTCGGGCTCCGTCCGGCTGAGCACCTTCTCTAAAATGATGTCCGCGGTCATCCTGGCCTTCTTCCTGTGCTGGGCGCCCTTTCACATCTTCAGCCTGATGGAGCTGTCGGTCCACTCGTCCCGCACGCTGCTCCACGTGCTGCAGGCCGGCTTCCCGCTGGTCACCAGCCTGGCCTTCTTCAACAGCTGCATCAATCCGCTGCTGTACGTGCTGTGCAACAAGAAGGTGCGGCAGCTGCTGAGGAGCTCCTGCCTGAACATCACCAAGCAGTCGCTGCGAGAGCTCAGCCAGTCGGTGTCGGTGACGGAGTGCGTGACGGTGCCGGGCAACGTCCCTTCTGAGGCGTCCGTCGCAATGACCAAGTTATGA
- the cmklr2 gene encoding G-protein coupled receptor 1 isoform X2, translating into MESPTEHGEYYYFDGELEEEKGGHVQMDTFHIISVVIYCISFALGVIGNGLVIWITGFKTKRTVKSLWLMNLAVADFVFVLFLPLSIDYVVRSFHWSFGQVMCKLNSFVLVLNMYASVFFLTVISIDRYLSLGDLGRRWRCSTVGRAWVLCGCVWLTSAGLSSPVLVFRDTFEFRGQTVCYNNFHEHDADTAAMRHTVMVAVRTTVGFLLPFSAITVTGVLLAYRVHRSGSVRLSTFSKMMSAVILAFFLCWAPFHIFSLMELSVHSSRTLLHVLQAGFPLVTSLAFFNSCINPLLYVLCNKKVRQLLRSSCLNITKQSLRELSQSVSVTECVTVPGNVPSEASVAMTKL; encoded by the coding sequence ATGGAGTCCCCGACCGAGCACGGcgagtattattattttgacgGGGAGCTTGAGGAGGAGAAGGGCGGGCACGTGCAGATGGACACATTCCACATCATCAGCGTCGTGATCTACTGCATCTCCTTCGCGCTCGGCGTCATCGGTAACGGCCTGGTCATATGGATCACCGGGTTCAAGACGAAGCGGACGGTGAAGAGCCTGTGGCTCATGAACCTGGCCGTGGCGGACTTCGTCTTCGTGCTCTTCCTGCCCCTCTCCATTGACTACGTGGTGAGGAGCTTCCACTGGAGCTTTGGCCAGGTCATGTGCAAGCTGAACTCGTTCGTGCTGGTGCTCAACATGTACGCCAGCGTCTTCTTCCTGACGGTGATCAGCATCGACCGCTACCTGTCGCTGGGCGACCTCGGCCGTCGCTGGCGGTGCTCCACCGTCGGACGGGCCTGGGTTCTGTGCGGCTGCGTGTGGCTGACGTCCGCCGGACTCAGCTCTCCTGTCCTGGTGTTCCGCGACACTTTCGAGTTCCGCGGCCAGACCGTGTGCTACAACAACTTCCACGAGCACGACGCGGACACGGCGGCCATGCGGCACACGGTCATGGTGGCGGTGCGCACCACGGTGGGCTTCCTCCTGCCGTTCAGCGCCATCACCGTCACCGGCGTCCTCCTGGCCTACAGGGTGCACCGGTCGGGCTCCGTCCGGCTGAGCACCTTCTCTAAAATGATGTCCGCGGTCATCCTGGCCTTCTTCCTGTGCTGGGCGCCCTTTCACATCTTCAGCCTGATGGAGCTGTCGGTCCACTCGTCCCGCACGCTGCTCCACGTGCTGCAGGCCGGCTTCCCGCTGGTCACCAGCCTGGCCTTCTTCAACAGCTGCATCAATCCGCTGCTGTACGTGCTGTGCAACAAGAAGGTGCGGCAGCTGCTGAGGAGCTCCTGCCTGAACATCACCAAGCAGTCGCTGCGAGAGCTCAGCCAGTCGGTGTCGGTGACGGAGTGCGTGACGGTGCCGGGCAACGTCCCTTCTGAGGCGTCCGTCGCAATGACCAAGTTATGA